Genomic window (Magnolia sinica isolate HGM2019 chromosome 10, MsV1, whole genome shotgun sequence):
ATCTGATGATCCTATCTGCCCCTTGAAAATAGACAATTTACAACCACAGGAGCCCTACTGAACAGTCAAGTTCATCCAATGGGGGAAGAGTTATTGGGCAAACCCCATCCACCATGGGCCGATACAAACAATTTCGATCACCAAAGATGGGCCGCACGCGCATTTTGTTGGGCCAAACATTTTATAATTCCTCTTTAAGGGATGATGATCATCTTCCTCGTTCTGTAATTGTATTTTTGGCAATGCCAGGACCCAGGAGCTGCCGTCCTACCACCGGAGTTTCTAAAGCTGGAAATGGGAAAGGTATGGATTCTCTGCTCAATCAGTGTTCGAATCTCATGCAGCCGATCTTGCCGTCTCTCTTTTTTTGGATTGATCGCCTATTGCATTGTGTTGCAAATGGTACCATGTGATCAAGCATTCAAAGGAAAGCAGCTGCGTGGTGTTTGTATATTCAAAATTCACTATCCGGCTTTTATGTATGAGTATATAGTTATGTGAATTCACTATCCAAATCAATTGTTCATCCAAACGCAGCCCAACTGTTTGTATGATTTCAGTATGGAATTGAATCAAAGGAGAAAGCATGCTCTAGGTGGTTGCaatttgaacttcttgttctGTTGTCTACAACTATGTTTTGCGAAGCATCAAGCACCTTTTTCATGGTCTCTGTCTCAGTAGTCTATACATCATCTCATCTATCGGAATTTCTTTGTTGGGTGATAACAGTCATACTAGCTGTCTTTGAGAAACTCAATCTGGATAGGATTTTTCTCCAAGTAGAACATATTGGTGTTTTCCATATCAAACTTATGGGTCTTCTCTCTATTGAATCAAGTGGTTTGTGGATTATCAATAGCTTCGGCGATTGCGGTTTGTGGAATTTCACTTGGGTGGTGGAAGCTACTCAGCATTCTCAATTCCCCGACAAATGGCTTGAGTCATTCCTAAGATAGGAGGTCCACCTAGAGCCTTGTTGgtacttttattttttcttcatatCGACCCGTTTCCTTGCTTGTTGTTTGGCTTATGCCATTGGAGGTCATAATTTTCTCTTTAATGAATGGTGAATGTGCGCCGATATGATAAATCGGACCGGTCAAGTCATTATCTGGGCCAGAGATGTGCATTGAATGAGGACCACTAGTCTCTCTAAGGGCccttttggataccaccaaatgagttgctttttctacttacaacaatagataagtaacttattttagataagtaagtttggtttatgatcaattataagtaacttttttacttaaaagttaaTCACTTAAGCTTGATAAGTAGAAAACAAGATAAGTTACtttaggcataagtagcttaagtaacttaagatccaaatgccCCCAAAGAGTGAGAAAGCATGGCTATTAGATTagctgatggcccacttgatcatacTACCTGTAAAAATTTAAACCAAGGTAGGATCCATTGTCCCCTCACTTCCTCATCTTGATTGCCTGTGAATCATTACGAGTTTCTGCAAGTTGGTTTTTTCCTAACTATTCAACTCTAAATCTCATTGAGTCGAGTTGATTCGGACTAGTTTTGGGTCAAGTaagcaagttttagaactatagcCCATCTCAATCATGCATTCACTGTTTGGACGCTCATCCCCATTGCATTTTGACTAAACATAGTTCCAACATTTTCAATGAGAAAACATCACAATCTCACTACTTATTCACAGCTAACATTAACAATAaacaagaataagaaagaaaaattctaaaaaatgaaaaaaaaaaaatgcaaacctAGTAGCGGATTAGCGCTTTCTTTCATTTGTCAGCCGAGCAGCGGTTTTTGGGCTTTTACATTTTGGGTTTATCCAACATAGTGAGGATAAAACGAATGAGTTGTGTCACCATGATGAGTATATTCATCAGGACGAGGAAGACACCGAGGCTCCTCCATCTGCGTTGGATGGTTGTTAGAAATCCTTCTCGGCACGAATGACAATCGTAGCATAGTATGGACTGAATGTTGCTCCACGCATCGCAATCGCCGCCAGATGCATGTGTTGATGTGCCAGAGAAAGGAATGTAATCGTTGTAAGTTCTTGGGTAGTTCCAATATGTGGCGTTCACGTACTCCATTCCGCAGATGTCGGGAGGCTTGCAGCATCCGGACTTCTCACCATTAACAAATTCATAATCATGATTAGCAATGAGAAATTTGAAATATCATGGAGGGGAATTCAGAAAAGCTAGAGTTTATGTGATGtatgtcgagctcatgggaactccccatgaggtcgagctgtatgggccccaccatgatgtatgtcgaacatctaccatgagctcgaccgtatagaaccttttccatatatataatttatttaaatatataaataataatttatttatttaaatatataaatatttatattaagtaaaCTTAATCCTCGTCGAATCGAttcgaaccaagtcaagttcTGAGCTTGGTCtaattttcgagctaaaaaaacagCTTGACCCGGCTTGAACCTATATTTAAGCTAAGTCGAATTGAGCCTGTTAAcggagctaactcagttcgtgtacagctctggtTGGCTCATGTGTGCGGATGTGTAACTCTCTATGGAGCACATGGTTAGGGATCCGGACTGTTGATCTGCTGACTGACTGTGGATAGAATATGGCCCAGAAAGTGGCAAGATTGAATAATCCCATCCCTTTGATATTGCATTTTACTCTGTTGAACACGGACCGTCGGTATAGATTTTTGTGAACCTGTTGGTTTGTTGGCCACTAACTAATAGAAACATCGGGACCATCAAATCATGGATATTTTAAGACAATTCTAATCCATGGTGAGGGGCATCAGATTAACAGTTTAGATTACTGAATCATGTGGTCCAAATGGAGAGATTCTGTAGGGTGGGCAGTACCCATGATTCCTCATTGAGCGGATAACCAACCAGAAAACAGGCAGCAAACTGTAAATGAGAAAAATGACAGAGACCCCTCCAAAGTAGATGTGGCAGGAGACATGGTAGATCAGGACCGTCCACCTAGTGGGCTTTTCCGTGGATGGCCCAGTGTGTAAAACTATACGGATCAAAATTCTTAGCTATCTTTTAAAGGCTACTTACTGGACGTGTAGGATCGACCAATTTATGCTCTTTTCTAACTGTAGATCATCCACACGCAGGATaaggcttattattattatttattatttttaaacacACATTTACagccacacaccacaatgggtacttgaacctatGACccctgtgttgaaactcttgtgagtctaccactaagcaaAGACCCAGCTGGGagaaggcttaaatgatgatgatagtAGGCAAAATTTAGATTAATAGCATATGCTTATAATAGCACAACTATAAAATAACAGCTTAATTCTTAAAAATCAGCAATTCCAGTTTGTATTTCATCATATAAagattgttttttcttttttcctttttcattgtTTGGGTGGGTgtgttgcaccaaatttcatgaaaattttcatgatACTTGGTGTAACCAAACAAACCCTATTTCTTAATTGACagtgaaagccttttgcaggaactttagctaagtggggcccactgtgatgtttgtgagaaatccacccctgaaatgaggcagatctaaaactcaagtgggccaccgaataggaaaaagtgggtagagatatgcctactgttgaaacctttgtagggaccaccctgatatttatatgccatccttatagtttataaggtcattcccaatgggatgaactgataacacaaaaatattagcctgatccaaaacttctacgaccCCCTAAGGATGTTTCCATAATGAATATTCATCATCACTTTTCCTGTCAttaggctcacttgagttttgggtctgcctcatttttgggaccataccctaacatgatcttaaaaaatggatagaatgTGAAttcctaacaaacatcatagtgggccccacctagcttctagtGTCACGGGAAGTTCTCGTCCTATTTTTAGCAAATTACagtacaatacatgaaatataGAAGAGCAATAGAGCACTATGGATGGTTTATGGCCCAGTAACTAACACTGATCATATGATCCTAGCCGTCCAACATCGACACTGATGCATCCTTGAAACGATCCAAATTTAatagccaaaaataaaaaataaaaaatccaaaatttaaaAGAAATATACCTCTAACCTGGTGAGCTTTTTCAGGTTAAAATCAAACGCCGAGAGCCCTTGCATCCGAAACCCTAGTTCACTGCACATACGACCATTGAAAATACAGGTCTTGATTTGTCTCCAATGCTCATCGTCCATCACTTTCATTTTCAGCCACAAAGGCGAACCAGGAATGGCCCGGCTCTCAACCTTACACGTCCCCACAAATGCAAGCCCCAAGGTGAGCATGATCGTAGTCATCACCATCACAGCCGCAAATCCAGGCAACGTAAATCTTACACCGTAGAATACAACAAGGTTGCTGAGTAGGAAAAGTACCATCATACCAATAGCGATCGTGATTCGTAGTCTCGGTACATTGAGTAGATCTTCACAATCGTAGTTGTGCATCATCAATAGCCATATGCTCGACCCTAGCAAAGGTAGTGATATAAGGTACGTGAAAATCGATACTAACCGTAGAATTTTACTGATCTTGGCAGCCATTGATGACCCTTTTGGAGTTTCATCTTGATGTGGACTGCTCTCTGCAGCTTCATCCATTTGTGAAAATCAACGGTCAACCTCGTTTGGGATTTTGACTCTTTTTACTGAATTTTAATAAGATTAAAAGGAGTCTGTGAGTGTGATTTATTAATCTTTTATGTATTGTTCGGAGGAGATTTTGTTACAACGGATTATCTATGTTTTGGCAGACTTAGTCAATAGTCAAGGGCAGTGGTTGAGATAAGTTAGGGTTTTATAATCTgaagagttttgatggttgagttTTTACTGTTTGGGTCGTGAttaggtaatccaaaccgttgatttgagGGACATCATGGTGGATGTGGTGTGGGATGAAAATGTCTTAAGTGGGCCACGATTATAtggttattagaaaaaaaataaaaatcaactgtTTATAAAAATGGACGGCTGTTGAATAGCTAGGGTCTTATAATCTGGAATCTATCAGTTTGGTTGCTGTGATCAACTAAACATGGGGCCCAGTCTTACAGATCAACGAATCAGGGCACTTTACACGGTATAATATCTTTTAATGGAgtatggagattttttttttattttttattttggtaaTGTAGTTTAAACATGTACGTTGGAGCTGTATGGGGTCCAGTGTGACGTGTaagtgccatccaacccgtccattagatgatCCTCCCGTTGTTGGACTTAAATGCCAAAATACATCCTCATAaattactcaggtgggccacaactgagGAAAAAATGGCTGACGCACCATCAGTAAGTTCAACAGGTGGTTGGCACCATGAACGTCCCCTGgcctattcatcaggtgggccaagcaTGCACGTTAAATTTAGACTGTTGTTCATCTTTCTAGGCATTGAATTTTCTTATACAAGTATAATCTACATGATGAGTGGATCAGATCTGATCTTCTTCACTTTAATTGTATAATAAGAGTAGgaagtgtttagaaaaataaaagaatgttTAGGGGTTGTTTTGGTAATTTAAAAAACGGTATTAGTTTTACAACATAGGATGCTagatccggacgcggattgcatgccAAAGCCTGAACTTCCTGCAACTGTGAAAACTAcacttcgtccatccgtttttcccaatcaaaatgagacagatccgaaactcaagtgggccacacgacagtaaacagtgaggattgaatgtccaccattgaaacattcaaagGGTCATGGACGTTgtagatcaggctaatatttttatattttcagttgATCCCAATAGGAATAGAGCTGGATACGGGGTGACTTGACTCGGTGAGTCCGACTCATTCATATCCAACTCAATCTGAACCAAGTGGGTGAGTTGATCTGAATTGAGTTAACGTCCAATGggaactcaaactgagttgagttcaagtcacCTAGTAACTCATCTAGACTCGACCCGAGATTCAATTCGATATTGACTCGACTAGATGGGAAACTTGACtagtacatatatattaaaaaaaactcaaatctaaCTGCTCATATCTGAAATGCCGTATAGTTAATGGAGAGGCTACAATTTTAGTAActgaatctaggttttgagttgtgatttcaggcCATGGATACCTAATGTAGTCGGCCCGATTCGGTACTTGTGACTGGGTGGGACTCAGTTCGGATTATTTCAGGCTAGactcggactcggatcgggttaGGCATACTGGTGCCAAGttgggtcgagtttgggtcaggcctatttcaaaaccgaattgagtcgggtcagccctaactcagtccgactccaCTTGATGCCCATCTCTAAATAGGAATGACCTTACCGACTCCACTTGATGCCCATCTCTAAATAGGAATGGCCTTACGAATGATATGGAACTTAGGTAGGTTTAAACGGTAGACTTTTCGCTGCCACTTTTTCCGGACGTGCAACCCAATTGAATTATATATCGGTCTTACTTGTGGGCTCATGTCCTatcatgatatggaaaaacggatggatggggtggatttctcgtgAACATTGCTGTGGGCACCACCTACTTTCCCGTAGGTTCCTGCGGAAGGCTTTGCAGACAATCCGTGTCGCCTTGGAAATCggtttgcgtactgagttactcggtacgctcttatcgtactgagtaaactaagttgggcccaccgcgaatgcatgtggtttatccacaccgtccattcgtttttccaaatcattttatgggttcaacccaaaattgatgcgtataaaaatctcaagtgggtcgtaccactggaaaaagtggaagtattgatttcaaccgttgaaaaaatTTCTAagaccccagtgatgtttatttgtcatcaaacctaatCGTAAGATCAGAAggacaaggatgaagggaaaacacaaatatcatcttgatctaaaacctctgttgtcccctagaattttcaacggtagatgttcattTCACacagtttccggtggtgtggtccccctagaatttttcaacggtagatgttcaattcacacagtttccagtggtgtggtccgcttgaggattggatatactccatttttgggctaaagccctaaaattatgtgttaaaagatatggacggagtagatacaatgcatgaatgacacaggggtccacggagtttactcagtatgcttaccgtactgag
Coding sequences:
- the LOC131257559 gene encoding tetraspanin-15-like; translated protein: MDEAAESSPHQDETPKGSSMAAKISKILRLVSIFTYLISLPLLGSSIWLLMMHNYDCEDLLNVPRLRITIAIGMMVLFLLSNLVVFYGVRFTLPGFAAVMVMTTIMLTLGLAFVGTCKVESRAIPGSPLWLKMKVMDDEHWRQIKTCIFNGRMCSELGFRMQGLSAFDFNLKKLTRLESGCCKPPDICGMEYVNATYWNYPRTYNDYIPFSGTSTHASGGDCDAWSNIQSILCYDCHSCREGFLTTIQRRWRSLGVFLVLMNILIMVTQLIRFILTMLDKPKM